One genomic segment of Helianthus annuus cultivar XRQ/B chromosome 14, HanXRQr2.0-SUNRISE, whole genome shotgun sequence includes these proteins:
- the LOC110908079 gene encoding golgin subfamily A member 6-like protein 22 produces the protein MADNSVYQQVPKADEHCESVTVVKVESNVVLLPECKEEKKETNFSSSCHEEKKTHELKEKIEEKIEEGKEKITEKIYDGKHKIELKEDIECKVEEDKEKIKEKIEEMKEKIDDKVDEAKYKKEELKKKVECEVEEIKKEIKEKEYEANYKKEEHKEKLKEEVDEIKYKVEELKEKVECEIEEDKEKIKEKIEEIKEKIEEKVDEVKFKKEELKEKLECEVEEAKEEIKEQEYDAKYKNEENKEKLKEEVHEMKYKIEEFKENVECEVEEEKEKIAEKIEEIKEKFEEIKYKKEELHEKIECEVEEVEEKIKEKEYETKYKNEEHKEKLKEEVAEVKHKLEEFKEKVECEVEEDKEKVKEKREEIKGKIEEKLDEANYKKEELKEKVECEVEEAKKEIKEKEYQADYKIEEHKEKLKKEVEEIKYKAEEFKQKVEGKIEEDKEKIKEKIEEIKEEIEEKVYEAKYKKEELKEKIECEVEEIKEEIKEREYEAKNKNEEHKEKLKEEVEEIKYKLEEVKEKVDCEVEEDKEKIKEKVEEIKEKIEEKVDEAKHKIEELKEKVECEVEEAKEKIREKEYEAKYKNEEHKEKLKEEVEEIKYKIEELKEKVEFEVEEEKEKLKEKIEEIKEKLECEEEELKEKIMEKEYESKYKKEKLKEELKEEVDEAKYKIEELKENIECKVEEDKENIKEKIEEFKEKVEEKIEDIKEKIEEHKEKKEEEKEKKELKKILNQEEEACVSTKQYEEVVVLLPKPSCEPDEKKVFTKKVEEDCVVAPPPHSVVSHNEYTTIEAEHKEKKGIFENIKEKIEEFKEKVEEKIEDIKEKIEEHKEKKEDENEKKEHEKILKQEEETCISTKQYEDVGVLLPEPSCEPDEKKVFIEKVEEDCVIAPPPHSVVSHNEHITVEVEHKEKKGIFEKIKEKLHGHHHSKTEEKKEKAHY, from the exons ATGGCTGACAATTCGGTTTACCAGCAAGTCCCTAAGGCCGATGAGCACTGCGAAAGCGTCACGGTTGTGAAGGTGGAGAGCAATGTGGTGCTTTTGCCGGAGTGCAAGGAAGAGAAGAAGGAAACCAACTTCAGCAGT TCTTGTCATGAAGAGAAGAAGACACATGAGTTGAAGGAAAAGATTGAGGAAAAAATAGAAGAGGGAAAGGAGAAAATTACAGAAAAGATATACGATGGCAAACACAAAATAGAACTTAAGGAGGACATTGAGTGTAAGGTGGAAGAGGACAAAGAGAAAATTAAGGAAAAAATTgaagaaatgaaagaaaaaatCGACGATAAAGTAGATGAGGCCAAGTATAAAAAAGAAGAACTTAAGAAAAAGGTAGAGTGTGAAGTGGAAGAGATCAAAAAGGAAATCAAGGAAAAAGAATACGAGGCCAACTACAAAAAGGAAGAGCATAAGGAAAAGCTCAAGGAAGAAGTAGACGAGATCAAATACAAAGTTGAAGAACTTAAAGAGAAGGTCGAGTGTGAAATAGAAGAAGATAAAGAGAAAATTAAGGAAAAAATTGAAGAAATTAAAGAAAAAATCGAAGAAAAAGTAGATGAGGTCAAGTTTAAGAAAGAAGAACTCAAGGAAAAGCTAGAGTGTGAAGTGGAAGAGGCCAAAGAGGAAATCAAGGAACAAGAATACGATGCCAAGTATAAAAACGAAGAAAACAAGGAAAAGCTCAAGGAAGAGGTACATGAGATGAAGTACAAAATAGAAGAATTCAAGGAGAATGTTGAGTGTGAAGTAGAAGAGGAAAAAGAAAAAATTGCAGAGAAAATCGAAGAAATCAAAGAAAAATTTGAGGAGATCAAGTACAAAAAAGAGGAACTACACGAAAAGATAGAGTGTGAAGTGGAAGAAGTTGAAGAAAAAATCAAGGAAAAAGAATACGAGACCAAGTATAAAAATGAAGAGCATAAAGAAAAACTCAAAGAAGAAGTAGCGGAGGTCAAACATAAACTAGAAGAATTCAAAGAGAAGGTCGAGTGTGAAGTGGAAGAGGATAAAGAGAAAGTGAAAGAAAAACGTGAAGAAATCAAGGGAAAAATTGAAGAAAAATTAGATGAGGCCAACTATAAAAAGGAAGAATTGAAGGAAAAGGTAGAGTGTGAAGTTGAAGAGGCCAAAAAGGAAATCAAGGAAAAAGAATATCAGGCCGATTACAAAATAGAAGAGCACAAGGAAAAGCTCAAGAAAGAAGTAGAGGAGATCAAATACAAAGCTGAAGAATTTAAGCAGAAGGTCGAGGGTAAAATAGAAGAGGATAAAGAGAAAATTAAGGAAAAAATCGAAGAAATTAAGGAAGAAATCGAAGAAAAAGTATATGAGGCCAAATACAAAAAAGAAGAACTTAAGGAAAAGATAGAGTGTGAAGTTGAAGAGATCAAAGAGGAAATCAAGGAAAgagaatatgaggcaaagaacaAAAACGAAGAGCATAAAGAAAAGCTCAAAGAAGAAGTAGAGGAGATCAAATACAAACTAGAAGAAGTTAAGGAGAAGGTCGATTGTGAAGTAGAGGAGGATAAAGAGaaaattaaagaaaaagttgAAGAAATTAAGGAAAAAATTGAAGAAAAGGTAGATGAGGCCAAGCATAAAATAGAAGAACTCAAGGAAAAGGTAGAGTGTGAAGTGGAAGAGGCCAAAGAGAAAATAAGGGAAAAAGAATACGAGGCTAAGTACAAAAATGAAGAGCATAAAGAAAAGCTTAAGGAAGAAGTAGAGGAGATCAAATATAAAATTGAAGAACTCAAGGAGAAGGTTGAGTTTGAAGtagaagaagaaaaggagaaaTTGAAGGAGAAAATAGAAGAAATCAAGGAAAAGTTAGAATGTGAAGAAGAGGAGCTTAAAGAGAAAATCATGGAAAAAGAATATGAGAGCAAGTACAAAAAGGAAAAGCTTAAAGAAGAACTCAAGGAAGAGGTAGATGAGGCCAAGTATAAAATAGAAGAACTGAAGGAAAATATTGAGTGCAAAGTAGAAGAGGATAAGGAGAACATCAAGGAGAAGATAGAAGAATTCAAggaaaaggttgaagaaaaaaTAGAAGATATTAAGGAAAAAATTGAGGAGCACaaggagaagaaagaagaagagaaagaaaagaaagaactTAAGAAAATTCTGAATCAAGAGGAAGAAGCATGTGTCTCTACAAAGCAATACGAGGAAGTTGTTGTTCTCCTTCCAAAGCCAAGTTGCGAACCAGATGAGAAAAAGGTCTTCACTAAGAAGGTCGAGGAGGATTGTGTCGTTGCTCCACCACCACATTCGGTAGTGTCACATAACGAGTATACCACTATTGAAGCTGAACACAAGGAGAAGAAGGGTATCTTTGAAAACATCAAGGAGAAGATAGAAGAATTCAAggaaaaggttgaagaaaaaaTAGAAGATATTAAGGAAAAAATTGAGGAGCACAAGGAGAAGAAAGAAGATGAGAATGAAAAGAAAGAACATGAGAAAATTCTGAAACAAGAGGAAGAAACATGTATTTCTACTAAGCAATACGAGGACGTTGGTGTTCTCCTTCCAGAGCCAAGTTGCGAACCAGATGAGAAAAAGGTCTTCATTGAGAAGGTCGAGGAGGATTGTGTCATTGCTCCACCGCCACATTCGGTAGTGTCACATAACGAGCATATCACTGTTGAAGTTGAACACAAGGAGAAGAAAGGTATCTTTGAAAAGATTAAGGAGAAGCTTCACGGGCATCATCATTCGAAGACCGAAGAAAAGAAGGAAAAGGCACATTACTAG